In Leucobacter denitrificans, the genomic window TGCCAGGATAAGTTGTGGATTCGAGTACCACCGTAGCGCCGGGAGAAAGGTATTCCGCCAAACTTCGCGCAGAACTTTCAACAAAACTTAAATCAGGGAGGGATTCCTTAAGCGGCGTAGGAACGGTGATCACCGCAATGTCAAACCCTTCAGCGGCAGCATAGTCTTCGCTGGGAACGTAGTTTTGTGAGTCAACAGCAGCAGCAAGCTCCTCGGAGCTCACGTCATCAACATAAGACTCACCCGAACGCAGCCCCGCAACTCGCTTGGAGTCAAGATCGAGTCCCACTACATTGAACCCAACTTTGACAGCCCGCATGGCGACAGGTAATCCAACATAACCTTGACCGATAACAACTAGTTTCTGAGGTTCAGTGTCCATGACCGACTCGGAGCCTTCCTGATTCTTATATTTTAACGAGCGCAGGCGCCCACAGGCTATTTGGCTACCACACTTACGTAAGAACTTAAATCCTAAGCAACATGCGCTCAATGCCGCTCATAATGCGAGAGTGATTCCGAACGATAGCTTACTCGCAAATCCACGCGAGTTTCGACCCAAAGGGCTGTCCTTCGCACAAAAGCCGCTCTACGACTAAGGTTCTTGGCCACGGCCTGCTTGCATAAATCCCAGGACGCGGGCCAAAGAGTTTCAGTCACCCCACAGCGCGCCCGTCTACATATGCGCTGAAGAGTGCGCCCGTACGCTGATTTGAGACAACGCTAAGGAGAATCTGTTAATGTCAGATCGTCGGAAGTTCACGGCTGCGTTCAAGGCTGACGAGGTGGAGTTGGTGATCACCTCGGGGCGCCCGGTAGCTCAGGTCGCGCCGGAAATCGGTGTCAACGAGGACACGCTGGGGAACTGGGTGCGCACGTGGCGAGAGGAGCATCCGGAGGCGGGGGCTGCCGATCCTGGCCCGGTGGAGTGGGCCAAACATCAAGCGTTACAGGCAGAGAACGCGGAGCTGAAGCGGGAGATCAAGTTCCTGGGAAAAGTCAGCGCCTTCTTCGCCGCGAAGCAACGATGATCGACTATTTCGTGTTCGAGGACCATGTTCACGGCGTCATCTTTGAACTGATCGCTGAATTCGCGTTTAGGGCGGGGTGTAGACATTTGTTTCTCTCCTTCAGTGAAGCGTTTCACTGTCTACAACAAGCATGACACTTCAGCGATCAGTGGCCCAGCCCTGGCCGGGGACGAAGCCATGAGCGCGTTGCAGGATGCCCTCACCGACTATCTGGAGTTGCGTCATAATCTCGGGTACAAGTTGGCCGATGCGGGCCGGCTACTTCCAAGGTTCGTGGCCTGGCTCGAGGAGACCGAGCAGGCCAGCATCACGATCCAGAACGCGTTGACCTGGTGTCAGTTGCCGGAGGTTCCGTCGGAAAGTGTGGTCTGGTCAGCCCGGATGACGGCCGTTCGTGGCTTCGCCCGCTATCTGTCGGGCATCGATCAGAATACCCAAGTCCCACCGACTGGGCTACTGCCATCACGGCAACGTTGGCGGGCCCCATTCGTCTTCACCGCTGAGGATATCGCGGCGCTCATGAGCCAGGCCGACACCTCGTTAGATCCCCGGCTGCCGGCGGCGACATACACCACCTTGATTGGGTTGCTGGCGACGACCGGCTTGCGAATCGGGGAGGCTATCCGATTAACCCGGATGGACGTGGATCTCGTTGGCAGCTCTCTATTGATTCGGGAATCGAAGTTTGGCAAGACCCGCCACGTTCCGGTCGAAGCCAGCACGGTCGCGGCGTTGCGTAGGTATGCACGGCAACGCGACAGGTTCCATCCGAAGCCAGCGACGAATAGTTTCTTCGTCACCATCACGGGGAAGACGTTGCTCTATCCGGTTGTGCAGAAAACATTCCGGGGTCTTTGTGTTGATGCGGGAATCGGTGTCGGCGTCGCGAAGCGTCCCCACCTCCACGCCTTTCGGCACACCTTCGCCGTGATGACGTTAGTCGGTTGGTACCAAAACGGTGTCGATGTTGATGCGCACCTGCCCTACCTGTCGACCTATCTGGGGCACCGGGACCCTCGTTTCACTTACTGGTATCTGTCGGCCGCACCCGAACTGTTGGCATTGGCCGCCGACCGTCTGCAACAGCGCAACGATGGGCGGGCGCAGTCATGAGCCAGATCGCACCGACCGTCCAAATGTTCTTCACTGATTACTTGGCCAAACAACGCCAGGCCAGCGTCCACACGATCTCCTCTTATCGGGATACCCTACGATTACTGTTCGCTTTCCTTACGCAACGCATTGGGAAGTCCCCGTCGGCCCTGGACTGGGACGACCTTGGCCATGACATCATCAGCGCATTCCTTGACCATCTCGAAACCGAGCGTGACAATAGCGCGCGAACCCGCAACACCCGACTCGGTGCCCTGCGTTCACTGTTCCGCTATGCCTCTCTGCAGCATCCTGAGCACGCCGAACTCATCGCCCGCGTGTTGGGGATTCCACCGAAACGATTTACCAAAGCAACCGTCTCCTACCTGACAGCGGTCGAAGTGGATGCGTTGTTAGCTGCACCAGATCTGACCCGTTGGGAAGGGCGCCGCGACCACGCCCTACTGATGCTCTGCATCCAGACCGGGCTGCGCGTATCAGAGCTGACTGGTCTGAATTGTGCCGACATCGCCACCGGCACCGGGGCCCACGTACGATGCCAAGGCAAGGGGCGCAAGGAACGTGCCGTCCCGTTGACCACCCCGACTGCGACGGTCTTGCATGAATGGTTGATCGAGCGAGCCGGCAGCCCCAGCGAACCTTTGTTTCCAACCCGGACCGGGCGACGGCTCAGCCGTGATGCCGTCGACCAACGACTGACCGTTCACAGAGTTGTCGCCTCCAAAAACTGTGCCACGTTGCAAACGAAAAGGCTCAGCCCTCACAGTTTGCGGCACACCACCGCGATGACGCTTTTGCAGGCCGGGGTCGACACCACCGTCATCGCGCTTTGGCTCGGTCACGCCGACACCCGCTCCACGAACGCGTACCTGCACGCCGACATGACTATCAAAGAACGAGCTCTCGCGCTCACCACTCCGGTCACGTCACGGGCCGGCCGATACCAACCAGCCGACACGCTCCTCGCGTTTCTTGAAGGGCTGTAATTATGTCGATAAGTTCTTTGGTGCCGTAGCTCCGCAGCCCTTGCAAGAGAAGGAGATTACCGTTGGCCCACTTGACATATCGGCATAATCACGGACTCGGCATAAGTCAATCTATGCGGATATCCGCATAGATTGACGAGCTGGGCTACTTGCCGATCGATGGGCAAGGGGCACGCCTGCTGTTCCGAGTGATTGCAGACGCGTACGAGAAACGCAGCATCATGTACACCTCAAATCTCGAGTTCTCGAGATGGGGGACCGTGTTCGGGGACGAGCAGATGGCGGCGGCGATTATCGACCGGACAGTTCACCACGGCCGCATGCTCAGGTTTAAAGGAGGGTCGTATCGGGTAGCCCACGCCACCATGAAATAAGCTCAGCAGCACCAAACAATCAGTAATTCAATAGCGGAAGACGTGCTCGATGAGCAGGCGTGCACAGATGGCTCAATTTGAGCCGCTCAGGTGGCTCAATTCTTGTGCGCACATGGCTCAACAAAATTTGACAAAACACAAGAAACCAAAGCATACGTCGAGAAAAGACTCGAAGAAGGCCGAAGTAAACGAGAGATCCGCCGCTGCATCAAACGCTATATCGCTCGGCATCTGTACCGCACTCTAAACACCACTCATGCGGCCCTAATCACCGCTTGACAAACATAGAAGCGTCTCACGTGCCAGCCAGCGGATGCTCGTTGCGTGGAATGACAGTTCTGCAAACCCCTCAGATCCGAGGTAGGCGTGGGAACCATTGCTGTCTTGAGAAGAAGTGTTCGTTACCCAGGCGCCTTCGAACCGAATTGCCGTGTCACCGTTCTCGTAGACTCCGAACCCAGCCGCCGTCATCGCTACGGTTCGCGGCTGCGTTGTAGAGCTTTCTTTCCAAGAAGGGGATTCTTGCAACTCGAACGACGCAGCCCTTTTAGAGTTTGCGGAAGACCCATCCGAGAACTCGGTGAGTGTGCCTTCTGGATCATTCAGTACATCGGTTGGATATTCTTCCGGAGTTGGGATTGTATTAGGTGTACTCGGACGCGTCTCGGAAAATTCTGATCGTGGTGCCTCTTGTGGAATCATGACGCCCCGGTCGAGGCCAGCCTCCAGTGGAAAAACCATCATCACATTGACGAGGAAAATGAAGAAAGCGAAACTAGCCCGACTGGGTAAGGAATCGAGCCGTCTCATCGGTGTTCTTGCTTCCCCTGGGAGACCCGATTAGGTACTACTAATCATATTCGCCAAATAAGCTTGAGCGCCATTGAGTTTTGTTGATCCGCAGCCTCTAGCAGCTTCGTGAAGTGAAAAATTGAAGCTGCAAACATCAGTCAATGCTGCCAATCTGATAGAGGTCGAAACTTAGATTTCGGAAATAGTAGGTGCAATTCTCCAAAGGACCACTCCGTAGGCTATTAGTGAAACGAATCGAGTGCATATCGTAGCGAGAATAATTCCAAAGGGGCCGAGTAGCGTGAAAAAAATAGCATTCAATGTCAAATTGGTTACTAACGTCAGGAGTGAGAACCAGAGTAAGAGGCGTTGCCTGCGAGCGATGATCAGTAGACGAGATGCCGACATAATGATGATTGATGCAGGCAATGAAAGGAGTAACACGATCGCCCAGGAGGCACTTGTTCTCCACAAATCGGGGAGCGGTAGCAACATGGCACAAAGGAGTGCTGAAGCCCCAATCGCGGATAATACGGCCGCTGTGATGCCGAGGAAGAACAGATCTTTTCGGAGCAACTTCTTCGCATCCACACGGGATAACTGAGGCAGCCTGCTCCAACGACCGACCCGCCGGACGAGGAAACCGTAATTTAGGAACTGGAGCGCTGCATAGTAGAGCTTGTCCGCAAGCTCATAGGTGGAGACTGACCCGATCGGTGCGTTGGAAAGAAACACGCGGTCGATCACAGGGGCACCCTGTGAGGTCGCAGCAGAAAGCGATTGCCATATCATTCCCTTCGTTAGCAGTTCTCCGGACTGAACTGCATCATAACGACGCAGAATAGTGCTTCGTCGACGCACGAGAAAAAGGTAACGAGAAAGTTCACCAATGATAAAAGCAAAGGGAAGAACGAGAAGCGGTACTTCTCGCCATACAAGGATGACAATTGCCGGAATGGCAGTTCGGAGGACTTGTAACCCTATCGAGTAGGCTGAATCCCCGACTGCTATCAGGATTCCGGACTCGGTCGCTGAAAAAATACCGATTAGTGGTACTACGGTCATCGAGCCGCATAGTAAGAGAAACTGCCAGGACGGAACACTGCCCCAGGAGTAGAAAACAGTAAGAAGTACGGAGATGATCCCGACTGCATAGAACCCGTAACTTCTCACGCGACGGCGATAGCCGTTCACGCTCGAGCGAGGAGGCATTTTAGTGTCGCGGAGGCTGCGTCCAAGTTCACTTACTGTATTCAGCTCGATTGCGCTACCAACTATGGCAGTCAATGATGTGACGATTGAAAATGCCAAGAGAACCTGATCACTTTCACGTGGGGAAAATGCCCACGTGAGAATGAAAGGGAGTGTGAATCCCGGTACCATAGCTGCGATAGCTGCGATAGCCGTTCGGAAGTCTGAGCGGCGTGCGGTGCTCAAGATCTACTTGCCTGTCGCGAAGCACTCGACTTAGCTTCAACGAGTGCTTCGCGGAGCAGCATTCCGCTGGATTCTGCTGAAAAACGATGCAACCAAGGAAGAATTCGTTCGTCAGGTTTAATTGCTTCTGCGGCAAGCACAGCCCGTGAATAATCCTCGATCGAGTCGGAAACGGCTAGTTGACCGGTGAGGCCTGGAATAATTGCGTCGCATACGCCGAGGGCACGCGACGAAGCGACCGATGGGAAGCCAGCGGCCGCTGATTCGACCAAGACGTTAGCGAAGCCTTCAAGCTGTGATGTGACGAGCACTATCGCGTTCGTTGGCGCAACCTCGAACCACCGTTCAATCCAGCCATGAAATACAATCTCGATTCCTGGCGATGTGGAGGCTCTGAGGCTAGCCTCCGCTTTACCAGAGCCGAAAAAGTGCACGCGTGTTTCTCGTCCAGTAATTTCTCTGCAATGCTGGGCTACTGCAACGGCAAGGCTTGGACGTTTGCTCGAAGTGAGCCTGCCAGGCACAGCT contains:
- a CDS encoding transposase gives rise to the protein MSDRRKFTAAFKADEVELVITSGRPVAQVAPEIGVNEDTLGNWVRTWREEHPEAGAADPGPVEWAKHQALQAENAELKREIKFLGKVSAFFAAKQR
- a CDS encoding tyrosine-type recombinase/integrase, whose product is MKRFTVYNKHDTSAISGPALAGDEAMSALQDALTDYLELRHNLGYKLADAGRLLPRFVAWLEETEQASITIQNALTWCQLPEVPSESVVWSARMTAVRGFARYLSGIDQNTQVPPTGLLPSRQRWRAPFVFTAEDIAALMSQADTSLDPRLPAATYTTLIGLLATTGLRIGEAIRLTRMDVDLVGSSLLIRESKFGKTRHVPVEASTVAALRRYARQRDRFHPKPATNSFFVTITGKTLLYPVVQKTFRGLCVDAGIGVGVAKRPHLHAFRHTFAVMTLVGWYQNGVDVDAHLPYLSTYLGHRDPRFTYWYLSAAPELLALAADRLQQRNDGRAQS
- a CDS encoding tyrosine-type recombinase/integrase — protein: MSQIAPTVQMFFTDYLAKQRQASVHTISSYRDTLRLLFAFLTQRIGKSPSALDWDDLGHDIISAFLDHLETERDNSARTRNTRLGALRSLFRYASLQHPEHAELIARVLGIPPKRFTKATVSYLTAVEVDALLAAPDLTRWEGRRDHALLMLCIQTGLRVSELTGLNCADIATGTGAHVRCQGKGRKERAVPLTTPTATVLHEWLIERAGSPSEPLFPTRTGRRLSRDAVDQRLTVHRVVASKNCATLQTKRLSPHSLRHTTAMTLLQAGVDTTVIALWLGHADTRSTNAYLHADMTIKERALALTTPVTSRAGRYQPADTLLAFLEGL
- a CDS encoding ATP-binding protein; the encoded protein is MIADAYEKRSIMYTSNLEFSRWGTVFGDEQMAAAIIDRTVHHGRMLRFKGGSYRVAHATMK